A segment of the Vibrio aquimaris genome:
CCCCCAAGAAATTGAAGATTTAGGGCTTCCTGTATATGCCAGTGTACCTACATCGGTATTGCAGCTTGAGTTTATGGCTAAGCATAGTCGAAGGTTCAAAAGTAAGAATACGCAACAAAGAATGCTCTTGGCTGAGAGTAATCCTCTTGATTTGTCGATAGAAGCGTTGCGAGGGCTACGTACCAGTTTACATTTTGCAATGCTTGAAGCAAAAAACAATGTCTTAATGATTTCTGGCCCTGCACCCAATGTCGGCAAGACCTTTGTATCGGTTAACTTTGCTACTGTGGTGGCCAAAACCGGACAAAAGGTATTGTTAGTCGATGCCGATATGCGTAAAGGCTACTTACAACAGCCGTTTGGGAAAACTGCTGAAAATGGTTTGTCTGACTATTTAAGTGGTACAACTAAATGTACAGATGTACTTAAAAAAACAGATGTTGACAATCTACATATTATTGCCCGAGGCCAGATTCCTCCAAACCCTTCTGAACTATTGATGCATCAAAGGTTTACAGAATTAGTTGAGTGGGCATCTGATAAATACGACTTAGTAATTATTGATACTCCCCCTGTTCTTGCGGTTACCGATCCAAGTATTGTGGGTAGGCATGCAGGTACGACTCTTATGGTGACACGCTTTGGCATGAATTCAGCTAAAGAAATTGATGCAGCCAGAAGTCGCTTCGAGCATGCAGGAATCAATGTTAAAGGCGTTATTTTTAATGCTGTTGAGAAGAAGGCCTCTTCTGATTATGGTTATTACAGCTATGAGTATAAGAGTGAAGAAGCGTAATATCCTGTTATTTATTTAAGATAATAGATTGATATTAAGTTAGCCGTAACATAGAGCTATAAGATTTTATTAAATATGCAATGAGTAAAAATTAGCAAGGATATAAGCCTTTGGGGGCTGTAACCCAAGGGCGGTAGCGTGCTTTTTTATTGTGCGATATCTTTTTCACGGATAGTTGTAAATATATTAAATATTATAGATGATCCTTATTATGATGAAGAATATTCAGAACGATAATCAAAACAATCAATGGTTTTTAGTTAGATGTAAAAACAAACAAGAGCGACGCGCTAGTCTCAATCTTGCTAATCAATCAATCGCCTCATATTATCCGCTTATTAATGTGGTTAAAATGCGCCGTGGTAAAAAGCAAGTTATCCGAGAGCCACTCTTTCCGGGATACATTTTTGTTTATATAGACCCTTCTTCTTTTCTTGCTTCAAAAGTAGCGAATACGTTTGGTGTCTGCGGATATGTTCAATTTTCTGGTCGACCTCAGGTGGTTCCAGATACTATAGTAGGCGATTTA
Coding sequences within it:
- the rfaH gene encoding transcription/translation regulatory transformer protein RfaH — protein: MMKNIQNDNQNNQWFLVRCKNKQERRASLNLANQSIASYYPLINVVKMRRGKKQVIREPLFPGYIFVYIDPSSFLASKVANTFGVCGYVQFSGRPQVVPDTIVGDLKARACLVIDESIQFSEEMVVSGGKCKNMKEIFLEPEGERRSSILIDMLN